The following coding sequences lie in one Brachionichthys hirsutus isolate HB-005 chromosome 15, CSIRO-AGI_Bhir_v1, whole genome shotgun sequence genomic window:
- the si:dkey-181m9.8 gene encoding E3 ubiquitin-protein ligase RNF31, whose protein sequence is MPRVRAEAELRTLKECRYPYPAETLSDLQMVRSVFSDLHLFVDFYCFPNKVKKKLVYLKGTITCVPVHGQGSGYHFPVCIWLHEMHPVSRPRCYVCPSVSMVINPSCPCVDAVGNIALDGLTNWTPGVSNLLLLVSEMRNAFQKDTPLYSRRAVQAPPPADEQLSQSGGSLPHLSSSSVTSQSSGQRANQQGQNKEARSYTEELLGIDFSAPSSSSSVVPFLDSSSSSGVPPPDPLSRLMGALRLDGDQRGHSPGQMIITMTHCSCFLCQTCFKTFFSSAIKEKSVNQLVCPQCGKPEIKGHGELEESVDYFNLLDTQIRHFLPSQIHELFQRKLRDRALQEMPNFRWCAHCSFGMLHEADRLRMDCPSCKKSTCCQCRSPWSPQHQGLSCDQFGVWQQRNRPEQHGVTLHSNNSIECPNCQFVFGLSRGGCLHFTCSLCQHQFCGGCSRPFRPGSACGFSAECGTRGLHAHHPRDCIYHLRDWSLARLHLLLQHYKATPTWLEPANGSAGAASQTGVCLVSELKDDGGGGGGGGEQPCGRAAPAGSGGYCQTHYKERLVELVHRCHGDPAVVFSLAEMRAELRRWNLAVPERAPDESELVYEHRLRQSLCGWLPLTKRRH, encoded by the exons ATGCCGAGAGTTAGGGCGGAGGCGGAACTTCGGACTCTTAAGGAG tgTCGGTACCCTTACCCAGCAGAGACTCTGTCTGATCTTCAGATGGTTCGCTCCGTCTTCTCTGACCTCCATCTGTTTGTGGACTTTTACT GTTTTCCTAACAAAGTCAAGAAGAAGCTGGTTTACCTGAAGGGGACGATTACCTGTGTGCCTGTTCACGGCCAAG GAAGCGGGTATCATTTCCCAGTGTGCATCTGGCTTCACGAGATGCACCCGGTGTCCAGACCGCGTTGTtacgtctgtccctctgtctccatggtgatcAACCCGTCCTGCCCCTGCGTGGACGCCGTCGGCAACATCGCTCTGGACGGGCTGACCAACTGGACTCCT GGCGTGTCCAACCTGTTACTGCTCGTGTCCGAGATGAGGAACGCCTTCCAGAAGGACACGCCCCTTTACTCCAGGCGTGCAGtacaagccccgcctcctgcagaTGAACAGCTGTCACAGTCGGGTGGAAG cctgccgCACCTCAGCTCCTCTTCTGTCACCTCCCAGTCGTCTGGACAGAGAG CCAACCAACAGGGACAGAACAAAGAGGCGCGGTCGTAcacggaggagctgctgggaaTCGACTTCAGCgctccgtcctcctcttcctcggtcgTCCCCTTCcttgactcctcctcctcctcag GTGTCCCCCCTCCAGACCCTCTCAGCAGGCTGATGGGAGCTCTGAGGCTGGACGGAGACCAGCGAGGACACTCGCCGGGACAAATG ATCATCACCATGACCCACtgctcctgtttcctgtgtcaAACTTGCTTCAAGACGTTTTTCTCGTCGGCCATTAAAGAGAAAAGCGTCAATCAGCTGGTCTGCCCTCAATGTGGCAAACCGGAGATCAAAGGCCACGGGGAGTTGGAGGAGTCCGTGGACTATTTCAACCTGCTGGACACTCAG ATCCGTCACTTCCTGCCTTCACAAATCCACGAACTGTTCCAGAGGAAACTCCGAGATCGAGCCCTGCAGGAGATGCCAAACTTCCGCTGGTGCGCTCAC TGTTCTTTCGGGATGCTCCACGAGGCGGACCGGTTGAGGATGGACTGCCCCAGCTGCAAGAAGAGTACCTGCTGTCAGTGCAGGTCGCCT TGGTCCCCTCAACATCAGGGACTGTCCTGCGACCAGTTCGGAGTGTGGCAGCAGCGGAACCGGCCCGAGCAGCACGGCGTTACGCtacacagcaacaacagcatcG AGTGTCCGAACTGTCAGTTTGTCTTCGGCCTGTCCAGAGGAGGCTGTCTTCACTTCACCTGCAGCCTGTGTCAGCATCAGTTCTGTGGCGGCTGCAGCCGACCTTTCAGACCTGGATCA GCCTGCGGCTTCTCTGCTGAATGCGGGACCCGGGGGCTTCACGCCCACCACCCCAGGGACTGCATCTACCACCTGAGGGACTGGAGCCTGGCGCGGCTACacctgctgctccag CATTACAAGGCAACTCCTACCTGGTTGGAACCGGCCAATGGCAGCGCGGGGGCCGCCAGTCAGACAG GGGTGTGTTTGGTTTCGGAGCTGAAAGAcgatggcggcggcggaggagggggaggggagcaGCCCTGTGGAAGAGCCGCTCCAGCTGGATCCGGAGGCTACTGCCA GACGCACTACAAGGAGCGTTTAGTGGAGCTCGTTcaccgttgccatggcgacccaGCGGTCGTCTTCAGCTTGGCTGAGATGAGGGCGGAGCTCCGACGGTGGAACCTCGCCGTACCGGAACGAGCGCCGGACGAATCGGAGCTGGTGTACGAGCACCGCCTCCGCCAG AGTCTGTGCGGGTGGCTTCCTCTGACGAAGCGGCGACACTGA
- the rpp40 gene encoding ribonuclease P protein subunit p40, translating into MYGVSNQTPRSLLVCERSSFLNEKNRLDSQVEKHHFNYKVSVLLPECNSTPPQLDAVLNGFSGFYLIRDLPVYELLDKHFLETAVYQGSVYGVSYRTRIDEDNCVALLPNGRLVLSLDKDSFEVLGVEGKPSRFNHRSNRRFVVSVDLTDSCWAPGGRAYQRLLTGLRSRLCLKVDFLLSHHPGGGASLQPLLSRYKCAERRPEVSSRTLTDLSCPALRSCDPHSFLEWLGAVDADIGSENSSNSFLSSLICPEPKTTVSRALSVSVRGLLLPQDVQRLIQQIRSYLEEPHPETWATLTVHGFVDSPVSWGNNEHGVLKGGENFYNLLMFRDHTYQLHLATGAHDTCPP; encoded by the exons aTGTACGGCGTTTCGAATCAGACTCCGCGGTCTCTGCTGGTTTGCGAGCGGTCCAGTTTCCTGAACGAGAAGAACCGACTGGATTCACAAGTGGAAAAACATCACTTCAACTACAAG GTGTCCGTGTTGCTGCCTGAGTGTAACTCCACTCCCCCTCAGTTGGACGCTGTATTAAACGGTTTCAGCGGTTTCTACCTGATCCGGGATCTGCCGGTGTATGAACTGCTGGACAAGCACTTCCTGGAGACTGCCGTGTACCAGG gtAGTGTGTACGGTGTGTCTTATAGGACCAGGATAGATGAAGATAACTGTGTCGCTCTGTTGCCAAACG GTCGCCTGGTTCTCTCGCTGGACAAAGACTCGTTTGAGGTGTTGGGAGTCGAAGGAAAACCTTCTCGATTCAACCACAGATCCAACCGGAGATTTG TGGTTTCTGTAGATTTGACTGACAGCTGCTGGGCTCCTGGTGGGCGGGCCTACCAGAGACTCCTCACAGGTTTGAGGTCACGACTTTGCCTGAAGGTTGACTTCCTGCTGTCGCATCACCCAG ggggcggagcctctctGCAGCCCCTCCTGTCTCGTTACAAATGCGCCGAGCGCAGGCCGGAGGTCAGCAGCCGCACGCTGACGGACCTGTCCTGCCCGGCGCTGCGGTCATGTGACCCTCACAGTTTCCTCGAGTGGCTCGGAGCCGTGGACGCCGACATCGGCAG TGAGAACTCGTCCAACAGCTTCCTGTCGTCTCTGATCTGCCCTGAGCCGAAGACGACCGTCTCGAGAGCTCTGAGCGTCTCTGTCCGTGGACTGCTGCTTCCTCAGGACGTCCAGCGCCTCATCCAGCAGATCAG GTCGTACCTGGAGGAGCCTCATCCGGAGACCTGGGCGACCCTAACTGTTCACGGGTTTGTCGACAGTCCGGTGTCTTGGGGGAACAACGAGCACGGAGTcttgaaaggaggagagaactTCTACAATCTGCTGATGTTCCGAGACCACACCTACCAGCTCCACCTGGCCACAGGTGCACACGACACCTGTCCGCCCTGA
- the cdyl gene encoding chromodomain Y-like protein, whose protein sequence is MLLVQNKVERVVNRRRNRKGRVEYLVRWRGYGPEGDTWEPESHLSTCMAYVHNFNRQYVERQRDTLLLRSTRGLPGAHVGPAHRQPCGDISGSLDVKPAHLPPPAGLACRFSSGLMSASLARRSVDLSKTGIKILVPKSPMNSRLDSEESPSEAGAQEAHLVPPEVALLEKPAGVQLGPGQERARMGTRPRNQTPPAPPRLMVTPTAIRPPSGTGDSPLMEAVAASGAPGVPSATGKRRLEERCAFDKRLRFSVRQTESAYRYRDIVVKKQDGFTHILLSTKSSENNTLNPEVMKEIQSAMATAASDDSKMVLLGAVGSIFCCGLDFLYFIKRLADDRKKESIKMAETIRTFVNTFIQFRKPIVAAVNGPALGLGAAILPLCDVVWANEKAWFQTPYTSCGQTPDACSSFTFPRIMGLASANELLLSGRKLTAQEACSKGLVSQVLWPGTFTQEVMLRIKELVNVDSLVLRESKALMRNTSRSALEQANERECEALKRVWGSSQGTDSILQHLQRRTEIC, encoded by the exons ATGCTTCTAGTTCAAAACAAG GTGGAGAGGGTTGTGAacaggaggagaaacaggaaggggagggtGGAGTACCTGGTCAGGTGGAGGGGGTACGGTCCGGAAGGGGACACCTGGGAGCCCGAGAGCCACCTGTCCACCTGCATGGCCTACGTGCACAACTTCAACCGGCAGTATGTGGAGCGCCAGCGGGACACTTTGTTACTGCGCTCCACCCGCGGCCTGCCCGGCGCCCACGTCGGCCCCGCCCACAGACAGCCCTGCGGTGACATCAGCGGCAGTTTAGATGTGAAACCCGCTCACCTGCCGCCCCCCGCTGGACTCGCCTGCCGGTTCAGCAGCGGCCTGATGTCGGCGTCCCTGGCCCGCCGCAGCGTGGACCTGTCCAAGACGGGCATCAAGATCCTGGTTCCGAAGAGTCCCATGAACAGCCGCCTGGACTCGGAGGAGTCTCCGAGTGAGGCGGGGGCTCAGGAGGCTCACCTGGTCCCACCCGAGGTCGCCCTGCTGGAGAAACCTGCAGGAGTCCAGCTGGGACCTGGACAGGAGAGGGCCCGCATGGGGACCCGACCCCGCAACCAAACACCGCCGGCCCCACCCAGGCTCATGGTCACGCCTACTGCCATACGACCCCCGAGCGGGACAG gcgatTCACCGCTGATGGAGGCCGTCGCCGCCAGCGGGGCGCCCGGCGTGCCGAGCGCGACGGGGAAACGTCGCCTCGAGGAGCGCTGTGCTTTCGACAAGCGGCTGCGGTTCAGCGTTCGCCAGACGGAGAGCGCGTACCGATACCGCGACATCGTGGTGAAGAAACAAGATGGCTTCACCCACATCCTGCTGTCCACCAAGAGCTCTGAGAACAACACCCTCAATCCggag GTGATGAAGGAGATCCAGAGCGCCATGGCGACGGCGGCGTCGGACGACAGCAAGATGGTGCTGCTGGGCGCCGTCGGCAGCATCTTCTGCTGCGGGCTCGACTTCCTGTACTTCATCAAACGCCTGGCAGACGACAGGAAGAAGGAGAGCATCAAGATGGCCGAAACCATCAG gacCTTCGTCAACACCTTCATCCAATTCAGGAAGCCAATTGTGGCAGCAGTGAACGGGCCGGCGCTCGGCCTCGGCGCCGCCATCCTGCCGCTGTGCGACGTGGTGTGGGCCAATGAGAAGGCCTGGTTCCAGACGCCGTACACGTCCTGCGGCCAGACGCCAGACGCCTGCTCGTCCTTCACCTTCCCGCGCATCATGGGCCTCGCCTCG GCCAACGAGCTGCTGCTCAGCGGCAGGAAGCTGACGGCTCAAGAGGCGTGTTCTAAAGGTTTGGTTTCTCAGGTTCTCTGGCCGGGGACCTTCACGCAGGAAGTGATGCTGAGGATCAAAGAGCTGGTGAACGTCGACTCGCTG GTTCTGCGGGAGTCAAAAGCCCTGATGAGGAACACCAGCCGGAGTGCTCTTGAGCAAGCCAACGAGCGCGAGTGCGAGGCCCTCAAGAGAGTCTGGGGCTCATCACAGGGAACCGACTCCATCCTGCAACACCTGCAGAGGAGAACCGAGATCTGCTAG
- the riok1 gene encoding serine/threonine-protein kinase RIO1: protein MLVVGSVPGQFDDADQESSQSELVTVPSRINDVTLELPSEKDEEEEDEDEDEDEDDEWAWRSSGDLTKRYNRTGLNSRSNRQNPSNKSVPPSDKALRKYENKISLDKLNYADSVINKVTMMQKQREAATYRVKDKSDRATVEQVLDPRTRMILFKMLSRGVICEINGCISTGKEANVYHASTATGDDRAIKIYKTSILLFKDRDKYVSGEFRFRHGYCKGNPRKMVRTWAEKEMRNLIRLKTAGIPSPEPILLKSHVLLMSFIGKDNIPAPLLKNAALSESKARELYLQVIENMRTMFQDARLVHADLSEFNMLYHDGGAYIIDVSQSVEHDHPHALEFLRKDCRNVNEFFVKRGVAAMTVRELFDFITDPSITRHNMDQYLDKAMANAAERTLEQRSDQDRVDEEVFMKAYIPRTLTEVSHYERDVDQMRAKEEESAISGHDDNVLYRTLTGLKKDLSGVQTVPALLENSPSSDEEEEEEDEGEDESDDEKTVNEEASVDRKERKKTVKDTQREKRKNKVPKHVKKRKDKVAKMKKGK from the exons ATGTTGGTGGTCGGGTCTGTTCCCGGACAGTTCGATGACGCGGACCAGGAGAG cagccaatcagagctggtGACTGTGCCCAGTCGGATCAATGATGTCACTTTGGAGCTACCATCAgagaaggacgaggaggaggaagatgaggatgaggatgaagatgaagatgacgagTGGGCTTGGCGTTCATCGGGAGATCTGACAAAAAGATACAACAGGACGGGCCTGAACTCTCGG TCCAATAGGCAGAATCCGTCCAATAAGAGCGTCCCGCCATCTGATAAAGCTTTGAGGAAATATGAGAACAAGATCAGCcttg ACAAACTGAACTACGCAGACTCCGTGATCAATAAAGTGACGATGatgcagaaacagagagaagctGCCAC GTACAGAGTGAAGGACAAATCGGATCGAGCCACCGTTGAGCAG GTTCTAGACCCACGAACGCGAATGATTCTCTTCAAGATGCTGAGTCGGGGAGTCATCTGTGAAATCAACGGCTGCATCAGCACAGGGAAGGAG GCAAACGTTTATCACGCCAGCACCGCCACGGGAGACGACAGAGCCATCAAGATCTACAAGACGTCGATCCTTCTattcaaagacagagacaaatacGTCAGTGGAGAGTTCAG GTTCCGTCACGGCTACTGTAAAGGAAACCCCAGGAAGATGGTGAGAACCTGGGCAGAGAAGGAGATGAGGAACCTAATCAG ACTCAAGACGGCAGGAATCCCGAGTCCAGAACCGATTCTCCTAAAAAGCCACGTCCTGCTGATGAGCTTCATTGGAAAAGACAACAT ACCGGCCCCCCTGCTGAAGAATGCGGCGCTGTCCGAGTCCAAAGCCCGCGAGCTCTATCTCCAGGTGATCGAGAACATGAGGACGATGTTCCAGGACGCTCGACTCGTCCACGCTGACCTCAGCGAGTTTAACATGCT GTATCACGACGGCGGCGCCTACATCATCGACGTGTCGCAGTCCGTGGAGCACGATCACCCCCACGCCCTCGAGTTCCTCCGGAAGGACTGCCGCAACGTCAACG agTTCTTTGTGAAGCGCGGCGTGGCAGCCATGACGGTCCGAGAGCTGTTCGACTTCATTACCGACCCGTCGATCACCCGCCACAACATGGACCAGTACCTGGACAAG GCGATGGCGAACGCGGCTGAGCGGACGTTGGAGCAGCGGTCGGATCAGGACCGAGTGGACGAGGAG GTGTTCATGAAGGCGTACATTCCCCGCACCCTGACGGAGGTGAGTCACTACGAGAGAGACGTGGACCAGATGAgggcgaaggaggaggagtcagccATCAGCGGACACGACGACAAT GTTCTGTATCGGACCCTGACGGGACTGAAGAAGGACCTGTCCGGAGTTCAGACG GTTCCTGCTCTCTTGGAGAACAGTCCATCttcagatgaggaggaagaggaggaggatgaaggggaGGATGAATCGGACGATGAGAAGACGGTGAACGAGGAAGCGTCCGTGGACAGAAAG gagaggaagaagacggTGAAAGAcactcagagagagaaaaggaaaaacaaagtgcCCAAACACGTcaagaagaggaaagacaagGTGGCCAAGATGAAGAAAGGAAAATAA
- the c15h7orf25 gene encoding UPF0415 protein C7orf25 homolog has protein sequence MSLQVTLQQRIASAQALLQKAEHLCQGVEGHQKLCSKLRAELRFLRRVEAGELRVKESHLHSTNLTHLTAIVQSAESLEGVVALLRVFAYQDAAGVRQTLVVDVVANGGHTWVKAVGRKAEALHSIWQGRGQYGDKSLIKQAEDFLEASRQQPVQYQHPHVVFAFYNGVSCPMANCLRDMGVAIRGDVVAVNMVADDDQEEEQEDDEEEEEEGEEEEAEPTRVDRATVVVSLAFPAQVQVEECRRVNLDITTLITYVSSLSHGRCHFTFREPVLTEQAAQERHLQVLPELDGFMKDKELFACRAAVHDFQVILDTLGGPGEKERARELLARVRVVDDRPSERSLRLTPSAKVNQRSLMIFGTGDSLRAVTMTANSRFIRAAANQGVRYSVFIHQPRALTEGKEWRATPI, from the coding sequence ATGTCTCTCCAGGTGACGCTGCAGCAGAGAATCGCCTCCGCGCAGGCATTGCTGCAGAAGGCGGAGCATCTCTGTCAGGGCGTGGAGGGTCACCAGAAACTCTGCAGCAAGCTGCGAGCGGAGCTGCGCTTCCTGCGGCGGGTGGAGGCCGGCGAGCTGCGGGTCAAAGAGTCTCACCTGCACAGCACCAATCTGACTCACCTCACGGCCATTGTGCAGTCGGCCGAGAGCCTGGAGGGCGTGGTCGCTCTGCTGCGCGTCTTTGCCTACCAGGACGCCGCCGGCGTCCGGCAGACTCTGGTGGTGGACGTGGTGGCTAACGGGGGACACACCTGGGTGAAGGCCGTGGGCAGGAAGGCAGAGGCCCTTCACAGCATCTGGCAGGGGCGGGGACAGTACGGCGACAAGAGCCTCATCAAGCAGGCCGAGGACTTCCTGGAGGCGAGCCGTCAGCAGCCGGTCCAGTACCAACACCCCCATGTTGTCTTCGCTTTCTACAACGGGGTCTCCTGCCCCATGGCCAACTGCCTCAGGGACATGGGCGTCGCCATCCGCGGGGACGTTGTCGCCGTCAACATGGTGGCAGACGACGACcaggaagaggaacaggaggatgacgaggaggaggaggaagagggggaggaggaggaggccgagccGACCCGGGTCGACCGGGCCACGGTCGTCGTCAGCCTGGCGTTTCCTgctcaggtgcaggtggaggagtGCCGGCGCGTCAACCTCGACATCACGACCCTCATCACGTACGTGTCGTCGCTGAGTCACGGCCGCTGCCACTTCACCTTCAGGGAGCCGGTGCTGACGGAGCAGGCCGCCCAGGAGCGCCACCTGCAGGTGCTGCCCGAGCTCGACGGCTTCATGAAGGACAAGGAGCTGTTCGCCTGTCGGGCCGCCGTCCACGACTTCCAGGTGATCCTGGACACGCTCGGGGGGCCGGGGGAGAAGGAGCGCGCCCGGGAGCTGCTCGCCCGCGTCCGCGTGGTGGACGACCGGCCGTCGGAGCGAAGTCTGCGTCTCACGCCCAGCGCCAAGGTCAACCAGCGCTCGCTCATGATCTTTGGGACGGGAGACTCGTTGAGAGCCGTTACCATGACGGCAAACAGCCGATTCATCAGGGCGGCGGCCAATCAGGGTGTCCGATACAGCGTGTTCATTCACCAGCCCCGAGCTCTGACTGAGGGCAAAGAGTGGAGGGCAACGCCTATTTGA
- the LOC137904467 gene encoding inositol monophosphatase 1-like — protein sequence MTDRWQKAMDHAVAIARTAGRVVREALQAERKATTKNSSVDLVTQTDQKVEQLIIQSVKEKFPSHKFIGEESVAAGEPSILTDEPTWIIDPIDGTTNFVHGFPFVAVSIGFSVNRQVEFGVVYSCVEDKMFTARRGKGAFCNGEPIQVSDQEDIRQSIIATEFGSNREPEVVDHIFSNLRKVLTIPVHGIRGAGTAATNMCLVASGCVEAYYEIGVHVWDIAAGSVIVSEAGGVLMDVEGGDVDLMSRRVIAANKRTIGKRIVREIHPFDVIRDDGQVPQEQG from the exons ATGACTGACCGCTGGCAGAAGGCCATGGACCACGCCGTCGCCATCGCACGCACAGCCGGACGG GTGGTGCGCGAGGCTCTGCAGGCTGAGAGGAAGGCGACGACAAAGAATTCCTCCGTTGATTTGGTGACGCAAACTGACCAGAAGGTGGAGCAACTCATCATCCAATCAGTGAAGGAGAAGTTCCCCTCGCACAA gttcaTAGGGGAGGAGTCTGTGGCTGCAGGTGAACCTTCCATCCTCACCGATGAGCCCACCTGGATCATCGACCCCATCGACGGGACGACCAACTTTGTTCATGG GTTTCCTTTCGTCGCGGTTTCCATCGGGTTTAGCGTCAACCGGCAG GTGGAGTTCGGCGTCGTCTACAGTTGTGTGGAAGACAAGATGTTCACGGCGAGGCGGGGGAAGGGAGCCTTCTGTAACGGAGAGCCGATACAGGTGTCTGATCAGGAAG ACATCCGTCAGTCCATCATCGCCACGGAGTTCGGCTCCAACAGAGAACCTGAAGTCGTCGACCACATCTTCTCGAACCTGAGGAAGGTCCTGACCATCCCCGTCCACGG cattCGCGGCGCAGGGACGGCCGCCACCAACATGTGCCTGGTGGCGTCCGGCTGCGTCGAGGCGTACTACGAAATCGGAGTGCACGTTTGGGACATCGCCGCAGGCTCGGTGATCGTGTCGGAGGCCGGAGGGGTCCTGATGGACGTGGAAG GGGGAGACGTGGACCTGATGTCCAGACGAGTCATTGCCGCCAACAAGAGAACGATCGGTAAGAGGATCGTCAGGGAGATCCATCCCTTCGATGTGATCAGAGACGACGGGCAAGTTCCGCAGGAGCAGGGATGA